One window from the genome of Spirosoma rhododendri encodes:
- a CDS encoding sugar phosphate isomerase/epimerase family protein, whose product MTTRRDFLRNSGALTLGGLMLPHLTSAADWLSAPLADRPVGIQLFTLFGPMNDDPKGTLEQVAKVGYKEIESAFSLRGGYYGYSAKEFKALVESLGMHWRAHHAMGAPFRPRPEGPRPEAARAGGPPATPPAGASTPTTPGAAPRPRMDFSKMPPMLTLRDNYQQAVDQAAEGGVSYLVCASTPVGTMDEISKSIEVFQKTGEACKKAGIQFAYHNHATEFDPVADAGNKTPYELILSQTDKDLVKMELDLAWATKAGKDPVALFKEHPGRFPLFHVKDIKADRQTITEVGNGMVDFKRIFAAANIAGMKYFFVEQDMAPNGIADITTSFNNLKKVLA is encoded by the coding sequence ATGACTACCCGCAGAGACTTTCTACGTAATTCTGGTGCCCTCACCCTCGGCGGGCTGATGCTGCCCCACCTGACCTCAGCTGCCGACTGGCTATCCGCTCCCCTGGCCGACCGACCGGTTGGCATTCAACTCTTCACCTTGTTTGGCCCCATGAACGACGACCCGAAGGGAACGCTCGAACAGGTGGCGAAGGTGGGCTACAAGGAAATCGAGTCGGCGTTCAGTTTGCGGGGCGGCTACTATGGCTACTCGGCAAAGGAATTTAAAGCGCTGGTTGAAAGTCTGGGAATGCACTGGCGGGCCCACCACGCAATGGGTGCCCCGTTCCGTCCCCGACCGGAGGGCCCCCGCCCAGAAGCGGCCCGGGCTGGAGGACCACCGGCGACTCCACCGGCTGGCGCATCGACCCCGACAACCCCCGGCGCAGCACCCCGCCCCCGCATGGACTTCTCCAAAATGCCGCCCATGCTGACCCTGCGCGATAACTACCAGCAGGCGGTCGATCAGGCGGCCGAGGGTGGGGTGTCGTATCTGGTGTGTGCGAGTACGCCCGTCGGTACGATGGACGAGATCAGCAAGTCAATCGAGGTGTTTCAGAAAACGGGTGAAGCCTGTAAAAAAGCGGGCATCCAGTTTGCCTACCACAACCACGCCACCGAGTTTGACCCCGTGGCCGATGCGGGCAATAAAACGCCCTACGAGCTGATTCTGTCGCAGACCGACAAAGACCTCGTGAAGATGGAGCTTGACCTGGCCTGGGCGACCAAAGCGGGCAAAGACCCCGTCGCGCTGTTCAAAGAACACCCCGGCCGTTTCCCGCTGTTTCACGTCAAAGACATCAAAGCCGACCGGCAGACGATTACCGAAGTGGGTAACGGCATGGTCGATTTCAAACGCATTTTCGCTGCGGCCAACATCGCCGGGATGAAGTATTTCTTCGTCGAGCAGGACATGGCCCCCAACGGCATCGCCGACATTACAACGAGTTTCAACAACCTGAAAAAGGTGCTGGCCTAG
- a CDS encoding RagB/SusD family nutrient uptake outer membrane protein, translating to MKRYSVIAGAVLLGLSGSCNEKSLDQLNPNAVTTDSYFTNDGQIQSAVNGIYGALQSTNLVAREWFFTEDLRSDDMAAGGGQLETPRNQLLTGSYDTGNALVGSVWTGAYRVIHRANVVIDKAAANASKLTATVSARAVGEAKFLRAWSYFELVSMWGGVPLYKNYVTSLDGSLPRSSEADVYAFVIADLKAAQSALPATYDASNLGRVTSGAATMLLARVYMQQGDYTNAKTELQKLISSNNYQLVSEYSDNFIEETEFNKESIWEINFLPSGGTFNWNGDADGASAGEETVRTQEYSAIGWRNIIPSNSLLNEFERPSKGDTKLDPRYAKSFYSSGDLYNNGQNTLTDAQQNGNSSVVAGTTQKVSWRKFSLMYKTNSSFLTGGINQRIMRYAETLLAMAECENELGNTASAVTYLNQVRARASVAMPAYPTTNYPVSNKDQVFRAIMHERRVELSGEEIRNRDILRWRKLGKLTTEPLSYFQKGKTELLPIPQQEIDNNPNIGVKGQNPGY from the coding sequence ATGAAACGATATTCTGTTATTGCGGGCGCAGTGCTGCTTGGCCTGAGCGGTAGCTGCAACGAGAAATCGCTCGATCAGCTGAACCCCAATGCTGTCACGACCGACAGCTATTTCACCAATGACGGGCAGATTCAAAGTGCTGTCAATGGCATATACGGTGCGCTTCAGTCGACGAACCTGGTGGCCCGGGAGTGGTTTTTTACCGAAGACCTCCGCTCCGACGATATGGCAGCGGGTGGGGGACAACTCGAAACACCGCGCAACCAGTTGCTGACGGGCTCGTATGATACGGGCAACGCGCTGGTGGGTTCGGTCTGGACGGGGGCTTACCGGGTCATTCACCGCGCCAACGTGGTAATCGACAAAGCGGCTGCCAACGCGTCGAAACTGACGGCCACCGTGTCGGCACGGGCCGTTGGTGAAGCGAAGTTCCTGCGTGCCTGGTCGTACTTCGAGCTGGTCAGCATGTGGGGTGGGGTGCCGCTCTACAAAAATTACGTGACCTCGCTCGATGGGTCGCTGCCGCGCAGCAGCGAAGCCGACGTGTACGCATTCGTCATCGCCGACCTGAAAGCTGCGCAGTCAGCGTTGCCAGCTACCTACGACGCATCGAACCTGGGCCGGGTTACGAGTGGAGCCGCTACGATGCTGCTGGCCCGCGTCTACATGCAGCAGGGCGACTACACCAACGCGAAAACCGAACTGCAAAAGCTGATCAGCTCGAATAACTATCAGCTGGTGAGCGAGTATAGCGACAATTTCATCGAAGAAACGGAGTTCAACAAGGAGTCGATCTGGGAAATCAACTTCCTGCCATCGGGCGGTACGTTCAACTGGAACGGCGATGCCGACGGCGCATCGGCGGGGGAAGAAACCGTCCGGACGCAGGAGTATTCGGCCATTGGCTGGCGCAACATCATCCCGTCGAACAGCCTGCTCAACGAATTCGAGCGGCCCAGCAAAGGCGACACTAAACTCGACCCGCGCTACGCCAAGTCGTTCTACAGTTCCGGCGACTTGTACAACAACGGCCAGAACACGCTGACCGACGCGCAGCAGAACGGCAACAGTTCGGTGGTAGCCGGAACGACGCAGAAGGTAAGCTGGCGGAAGTTCAGCCTGATGTACAAAACGAACAGCTCGTTTCTGACGGGCGGTATCAACCAGCGCATCATGCGCTACGCCGAAACGCTGCTGGCAATGGCCGAGTGCGAAAACGAATTGGGCAACACGGCCAGCGCCGTTACGTACCTCAATCAGGTGCGGGCGCGGGCGTCGGTAGCCATGCCTGCCTACCCAACGACTAACTACCCCGTGTCGAATAAGGATCAGGTGTTTCGGGCTATCATGCACGAACGGCGCGTGGAGCTGAGCGGTGAAGAAATCCGTAACCGCGACATTCTGCGCTGGCGCAAACTGGGTAAACTGACGACCGAGCCGCTGTCTTACTTCCAGAAGGGCAAAACCGAACTGCTGCCCATTCCGCAGCAGGAAATCGACAACAACCCGAACATCGGTGTGAAGGGCCAGAATCCGGGGTATTAA
- a CDS encoding VCBS repeat-containing protein — MKRRHFGWLCVLSSVLMACSKPLPDMLGWGTPTLFEQLPSRQTNITFANTLTSTEQLNGFTFTNFYNGGGVAVGDVDNDGFTDVFFTGNQTTCRLYLNKGKTGSAFTFDDITESAGLTTNRWCSGVVMADVNQDGWLDIYVSVAAHPALKQSENLLFINQGVKQGRLTFREMARDYGLADPSFTTQSTFFDYDLDGDLDAFLLNTAPDLQNPAYLRPLVTDGTHPSTGRLYRNEGRGTGGHPVFRDVSQQAGIRFDGLGLGLVVSDFNRDGYPDLYCSNDFSSSDILYLNDQNGHFTNVIKQATAHTALFGMGVDAADLNNDALPDLMQLDMLPKDNARLKTMLVGQDYDRKEMSISPQYGHQMQYMRNALQLNLGNQPDSTVPIFSEVGLMAGVAQTDWSWAALLADFDNDGWRDIYVANGYRKNVTDRDFINFSEDFSGFGTTEYNTKKRLDLLDKVPEIPLAHVAFRNTANGAFTDVSKAWGLDAKSFANGAAYADLDNDGDLDLIVNNVDAEAFVYRNRSREQSPDTHYLTVRLRGDTGNRQGIGAGVTAWAGGQLQYAELNPVRGYLSSMEPLVHLGLGTHKILDSLRIDWPGGRQQTLYRVAADQTLTLDYGQARTPNKPDSLKTGKPFFADVTDMYPVDFQHRESDFVDFKQTAAMHKMLSRSGFAMAVGDVNGDSLDDCFVGGSYRGSGASLFVQQAGGKLIKKPITTGPDREATAALFFDADGDRDQDLYVVYGGNERPATDRNFYQDELYLNSGTGDFIPAPAGTLPDLSGSGSCVVSADIDHDGDLDLFVGGRQIPGRYPMPARSYLLRNDRGRFTDVTRQLCPALLNVGMVCSALWTDYDNDHWPDLLLAGEWMPLMVLRNQSGQQFTHSLIRSFTNSTGWWNSLAQGDFDGDGDLDYLAGNEGLNTLYHASPAEPVEMIAKDFNNDGTVDPLMGYFIDGVCYPAIPRDALNQQVIQFRRKYQRFADYASVTFDELLTADERKDAYRVQATYLQSAYLENRGKGQFVVHPLPSMAQVSPVFGIVPYDVNHDGKLDAILTGNFYPNEVNMGREDASLGLVLLGDGRGHFKPVSPVASGLLIRGDARTSALLRTKNKPPVLLTAVNGQGLRLNQCLR, encoded by the coding sequence ATGAAACGAAGACATTTTGGCTGGCTGTGTGTGTTGAGCAGTGTACTGATGGCCTGCTCGAAACCCCTTCCTGATATGCTGGGGTGGGGAACGCCGACGCTGTTTGAGCAACTGCCCAGCCGCCAGACCAACATCACGTTTGCCAACACGCTTACGTCGACCGAGCAGCTCAACGGCTTTACGTTCACCAACTTCTACAATGGGGGTGGGGTGGCCGTCGGCGATGTAGACAACGACGGTTTTACCGATGTGTTTTTTACGGGCAACCAAACCACCTGCCGCCTGTACCTAAACAAGGGTAAAACCGGCAGCGCGTTTACCTTCGACGACATCACTGAGTCGGCGGGGCTGACCACCAACCGCTGGTGTTCGGGCGTGGTGATGGCCGACGTAAATCAGGACGGCTGGCTCGATATTTACGTATCGGTAGCCGCGCACCCCGCCCTCAAACAATCGGAAAACCTGCTGTTTATCAATCAGGGCGTAAAACAGGGGCGGCTTACCTTCCGGGAGATGGCCCGCGACTATGGCCTCGCCGATCCGTCGTTTACAACGCAGTCGACTTTTTTCGATTACGATCTCGACGGCGACCTCGACGCGTTTCTGCTCAACACGGCCCCCGACTTGCAAAACCCCGCTTACCTCCGGCCCCTCGTGACTGACGGAACGCACCCCAGCACGGGCAGGCTCTACCGCAACGAAGGCAGGGGAACTGGCGGGCACCCGGTCTTTCGCGACGTGTCGCAGCAGGCGGGTATCCGTTTTGACGGGCTGGGTCTGGGGCTGGTCGTCAGTGATTTCAACCGGGACGGCTACCCCGATCTGTACTGCTCTAACGACTTTAGCAGCAGCGATATCCTGTATCTGAACGACCAAAATGGGCACTTTACCAACGTTATCAAACAGGCGACGGCCCATACCGCGCTGTTTGGTATGGGGGTCGATGCCGCCGACCTCAACAACGACGCCCTGCCCGATCTGATGCAGCTCGACATGCTGCCGAAAGACAATGCCCGCCTGAAAACCATGCTCGTCGGGCAGGACTACGATCGGAAAGAAATGAGCATATCGCCCCAGTACGGGCATCAGATGCAGTACATGCGGAACGCTCTGCAACTCAATCTGGGCAACCAGCCGGACAGTACGGTGCCGATCTTCAGCGAGGTCGGCCTGATGGCGGGTGTTGCCCAGACGGACTGGAGCTGGGCCGCGCTACTAGCCGATTTTGATAACGATGGCTGGCGAGACATTTACGTGGCCAACGGCTACCGGAAAAACGTGACCGACCGCGATTTCATCAACTTCAGCGAAGACTTTTCGGGCTTCGGTACCACTGAATACAACACGAAGAAACGGCTCGACCTGCTGGACAAAGTGCCGGAGATTCCGCTGGCTCACGTCGCCTTTCGTAACACCGCCAACGGCGCATTTACCGACGTCTCGAAAGCGTGGGGACTGGATGCCAAATCCTTCGCCAACGGAGCCGCCTACGCCGATCTGGACAACGACGGCGACCTCGATCTGATCGTTAACAACGTCGATGCCGAAGCCTTCGTCTACCGCAATCGCAGTCGGGAGCAGTCGCCCGATACGCATTATCTAACCGTCCGGCTCCGGGGCGATACGGGCAACCGGCAGGGCATCGGTGCCGGGGTTACGGCCTGGGCGGGGGGGCAGCTTCAATACGCCGAATTGAACCCCGTCAGGGGGTATCTGTCATCGATGGAGCCGCTCGTACACCTCGGTCTGGGCACTCACAAAATCCTCGACTCGCTGCGTATCGACTGGCCGGGCGGGCGGCAGCAAACCCTATATCGTGTAGCTGCCGATCAGACGCTTACGCTCGACTATGGGCAGGCCCGGACCCCAAACAAGCCAGATAGCCTTAAAACCGGAAAGCCGTTTTTTGCGGATGTTACCGATATGTACCCGGTTGATTTTCAGCACCGGGAATCTGACTTTGTCGATTTCAAGCAAACGGCGGCTATGCACAAGATGCTGTCGCGGTCGGGTTTCGCGATGGCCGTGGGCGACGTCAACGGCGATAGTCTCGACGACTGTTTCGTGGGCGGGTCGTACCGGGGCAGCGGGGCCAGTCTCTTTGTGCAGCAGGCGGGTGGTAAGCTTATAAAAAAGCCAATCACCACCGGACCCGATCGGGAAGCCACCGCAGCCCTTTTCTTTGATGCCGACGGCGACCGTGATCAGGATTTGTATGTCGTATACGGCGGCAACGAACGGCCCGCTACCGACCGAAACTTTTACCAGGATGAACTGTATCTGAATAGCGGCACCGGCGATTTCATCCCAGCCCCCGCCGGTACGCTGCCCGACCTGTCGGGGAGTGGGTCGTGTGTCGTGTCAGCGGATATTGACCACGACGGCGACCTCGATTTGTTCGTGGGTGGGCGGCAGATTCCGGGCCGCTACCCGATGCCGGCGCGGAGTTACCTGCTGCGCAACGACCGGGGCCGCTTCACCGACGTGACCCGGCAGCTTTGCCCGGCTCTGCTCAACGTGGGTATGGTGTGCTCGGCCCTCTGGACAGACTACGACAACGACCACTGGCCCGACCTGCTGCTGGCGGGCGAATGGATGCCCCTGATGGTCTTACGCAACCAATCCGGCCAACAATTCACTCATTCACTCATTCGCTCATTCACTAATTCCACCGGCTGGTGGAACAGCCTTGCGCAGGGCGATTTCGACGGCGACGGCGACTTAGATTACCTTGCTGGCAACGAAGGGCTGAATACGCTCTACCACGCCAGCCCCGCCGAACCGGTCGAGATGATCGCGAAGGATTTCAACAACGACGGGACCGTAGATCCGCTCATGGGCTACTTCATCGACGGTGTCTGTTACCCGGCTATCCCACGCGACGCCCTCAATCAGCAGGTGATTCAGTTTCGGCGCAAATACCAGCGATTTGCCGACTATGCATCCGTCACCTTCGACGAGCTGCTGACCGCCGACGAGCGGAAAGATGCCTATCGGGTGCAGGCTACCTACCTGCAAAGCGCGTACCTCGAAAACCGGGGTAAGGGGCAATTTGTGGTGCACCCGCTGCCGTCTATGGCGCAGGTGTCGCCCGTTTTCGGTATCGTTCCCTACGACGTCAACCACGATGGCAAACTGGACGCAATCCTGACCGGCAACTTCTACCCAAATGAGGTGAATATGGGCCGGGAAGATGCGTCGTTGGGGCTGGTGCTTTTGGGCGATGGACGGGGGCATTTCAAGCCGGTCAGCCCGGTGGCGAGTGGTTTGCTCATCCGGGGTGACGCGCGCACGTCGGCATTACTGCGAACGAAAAACAAGCCGCCCGTACTACTTACGGCAGTCAACGGGCAGGGGCTTCGGCTGAATCAATGCCTTCGGTAG
- a CDS encoding ArsR/SmtB family transcription factor, translating to MRRDIFQAIADPTRRAIITLIAFQAMTPNAIADNFNTTRQAVSKHLRILTECELVKQEQQGREIYYSLEVEKMKEIDQWVNQFRKSWETRFNQLDDVLSTLKKQ from the coding sequence ATGAGACGAGATATTTTTCAGGCAATAGCCGACCCGACCCGGCGGGCCATCATCACCCTGATTGCCTTTCAGGCCATGACCCCCAACGCCATTGCCGACAATTTCAACACGACCCGACAGGCCGTTTCCAAACACCTGCGCATACTCACCGAATGCGAACTGGTGAAACAGGAACAGCAGGGCCGTGAGATTTACTATTCGCTGGAAGTTGAAAAAATGAAAGAGATTGATCAGTGGGTAAACCAATTCAGGAAAAGTTGGGAAACCCGTTTCAATCAACTTGACGACGTATTATCAACCCTTAAAAAACAATAA
- a CDS encoding SRPBCC family protein, which translates to MNDFTVDKATKTVTFSREFDADLSLVWDAYTKPEILDQWWAPRPWTSRTKFMNFEVGGRRFYAMVSPDGQEFWSIQDYMAISPKTNFKLLNAFADKDENPELPGSEWDLTFSEQNGKTTVRVSIYNESLERLEKMLEMGFKEGTAMTQKNLDELLATLSQRK; encoded by the coding sequence ATGAACGATTTCACCGTCGACAAAGCAACCAAAACGGTAACCTTCTCCCGAGAGTTTGACGCCGACCTTTCGTTGGTATGGGATGCGTACACGAAGCCGGAAATTCTCGATCAGTGGTGGGCACCCAGACCCTGGACCTCCAGAACGAAATTCATGAATTTTGAAGTTGGCGGTCGGCGGTTTTATGCGATGGTAAGCCCCGACGGTCAAGAGTTTTGGTCTATTCAGGACTACATGGCCATCAGTCCGAAAACCAATTTCAAATTGCTGAATGCCTTTGCTGACAAAGATGAGAACCCGGAACTACCCGGTTCTGAATGGGATCTGACCTTCAGCGAGCAAAACGGCAAGACAACCGTGCGAGTCAGCATTTACAACGAATCGCTTGAGCGCTTAGAGAAGATGCTCGAAATGGGCTTCAAGGAAGGAACGGCTATGACCCAGAAAAACCTGGACGAGTTACTGGCAACGTTGTCGCAACGAAAATAG
- a CDS encoding SusC/RagA family TonB-linked outer membrane protein — MFNSLRISHLRRLLYPLCGQLVLCLLLGVSVWAAPADQPVSGKVLDEKGSPLVGVNIQLKGTARGTATDAEGAFRIDVPDAASVLVFSYIGYVRQEVSVGSQRVINVSMQADAGALEEVVVVGYGVQKRSSLTGAVSTVTPKELTSLPVPNVAQALQGRVPGVSVVNNGSPGSAPTVQIRGVGSINYASGPLYVIDGVPTGDLTSFNTNDIESLEVLKDASSAAIYGSRAANGVVLITTKKGSRDNRVKITIDSYVGTQNTWRKIPVLNRDQYVQYATALTTNAGIAVPSRLSNLNTPIYTGASQTFAQTETNWQDELFRNAPIQQQQISLSGGNSVSRFFASGNYFNQQGIMQGTSFERGSLRLNSDHQIAKFLTIGQTLTASYSNQRPEQLGARSQLMHALRMMPYWPAMDPTKQGGYSAPTALDGSDPENPLRYPALDIARNKFLKAFATVYADVRFTDYLRYRFNYGADLGFGTNTTFLPIYNDGYTGRTSSTITDSRTTNISQVFTNQLTFDKTFGKHALNVLAVAEQQVVKFNGLNGSGNRPNNDIDVIQGVSNPAVTSSRSETDLISYVGRINYEYDGKYLLSASIRRDGSSLFAPGKKWGNFPSASVGWRVNQESFMKSMPQISELKLRASYGRTGFNGIGNYAWQSLVQADATAYPFGAANSLGSYFNSLGNNELQWETTDMVNAGVDLGLFNNKFTFTAEVYNRFTDGLILAVPIPNSIGYSSAPVANIGSMKNWGYEFQAGYNYAKGDFRGNVSANIGITRNRVLSLATPTASIFAGQDADYGGFDITKTEVGQPIQSFFGWQTDGIFQSVDEVFNGPRQNRPDTRETYDPTKNTAPGDIRFKDINGDGKIDANDRTYLGSYLPKFNYGANFSGSYKNFDFTLYLQGVQGNKIYNGTRVVTEGMLRLFNAGPAVLDAWSSTNTGSSIPRAVSGDPNNNSRTSNRFIEDGSYMRIKNLTIGYSIPAKVLGSLTNNAVSRVRVYVSSQNLLTLTKYTGYDPEIASRAGTLLRSGIDYANYPQARTFLAGLQLTF, encoded by the coding sequence ATGTTCAATTCGTTACGTATTTCTCATTTACGTAGGCTGCTGTACCCGCTCTGCGGACAACTGGTTCTATGTCTACTGCTAGGTGTATCGGTATGGGCCGCGCCTGCCGATCAGCCCGTTTCGGGTAAGGTGCTCGACGAAAAAGGAAGCCCGCTCGTCGGGGTAAATATTCAGCTAAAAGGTACGGCGCGCGGTACCGCTACCGATGCTGAGGGCGCGTTCCGGATTGATGTTCCCGATGCCGCTTCGGTGCTGGTGTTCAGCTATATCGGCTATGTGCGGCAGGAAGTGTCCGTTGGTAGTCAGCGGGTTATCAACGTGTCGATGCAGGCCGACGCCGGTGCGCTCGAAGAGGTTGTCGTGGTGGGCTATGGCGTACAGAAGCGGTCGTCGCTGACGGGAGCCGTATCGACGGTGACGCCCAAAGAACTGACGTCGTTGCCCGTACCCAACGTTGCTCAGGCCTTGCAGGGCCGCGTGCCAGGCGTGTCGGTCGTGAACAACGGTAGTCCGGGGTCGGCGCCAACGGTTCAGATTCGCGGTGTCGGCTCGATCAACTACGCATCGGGACCGCTGTACGTCATCGACGGCGTGCCGACCGGTGACCTGACCAGCTTCAACACCAATGATATCGAATCACTGGAAGTGCTGAAAGATGCCAGTTCGGCGGCTATCTACGGATCGCGGGCGGCTAACGGCGTCGTGCTGATCACGACCAAAAAAGGCAGCCGCGATAACCGGGTGAAGATCACAATCGATTCCTACGTGGGTACGCAGAACACCTGGCGCAAAATTCCGGTGCTGAACCGCGATCAGTACGTACAGTACGCAACGGCTCTGACGACCAACGCCGGTATTGCGGTGCCGTCGCGCCTGAGCAACCTGAACACGCCCATCTACACGGGGGCGTCGCAGACATTTGCTCAGACCGAGACCAACTGGCAGGACGAGCTATTTCGCAACGCACCCATCCAGCAGCAGCAGATTTCGCTGTCGGGTGGTAACAGCGTTTCCCGCTTCTTCGCGTCGGGCAACTACTTCAACCAGCAGGGTATTATGCAGGGCACGAGCTTCGAGCGCGGGTCGCTGCGGCTCAACTCCGACCACCAGATCGCCAAATTCCTGACCATCGGCCAGACCCTGACCGCGTCGTATAGCAACCAGCGTCCCGAACAGCTTGGCGCCCGGTCGCAGCTGATGCACGCCCTGCGGATGATGCCCTACTGGCCCGCGATGGACCCTACCAAGCAAGGCGGCTACAGCGCCCCGACGGCCCTCGACGGCTCCGACCCGGAGAACCCGCTGCGGTACCCGGCGCTGGATATTGCCCGCAACAAGTTTCTGAAAGCGTTTGCCACGGTATATGCCGACGTCCGGTTTACCGATTACCTGCGGTACCGGTTCAACTACGGGGCTGATCTGGGCTTCGGTACCAACACGACGTTCCTGCCGATCTACAACGATGGCTACACCGGTCGCACGTCGTCGACGATTACCGATTCGCGCACAACGAACATCTCACAGGTGTTTACCAACCAGCTTACGTTCGATAAAACGTTTGGTAAACACGCCCTCAACGTGCTGGCGGTAGCGGAGCAGCAGGTGGTAAAGTTCAACGGCCTCAATGGGTCCGGCAACCGCCCCAACAACGATATCGACGTTATTCAGGGGGTAAGCAACCCGGCCGTGACCAGCAGCCGGAGCGAAACCGACCTGATTTCCTACGTGGGTCGTATCAACTACGAGTACGATGGTAAGTACCTCCTCAGCGCGTCGATCCGGCGCGATGGATCGTCGCTGTTCGCACCGGGCAAGAAGTGGGGTAACTTCCCGTCGGCATCGGTGGGCTGGCGCGTCAATCAGGAGTCGTTCATGAAGTCGATGCCGCAGATTTCCGAACTCAAGCTGCGGGCCAGCTACGGCCGCACCGGCTTCAACGGCATCGGCAACTACGCCTGGCAGTCGCTGGTGCAGGCCGACGCAACCGCCTATCCGTTCGGAGCCGCCAACAGCCTGGGGTCGTATTTCAACTCGCTGGGTAACAACGAGCTGCAATGGGAAACGACCGACATGGTCAATGCGGGGGTCGATCTGGGCCTGTTCAACAACAAGTTCACCTTCACCGCTGAAGTCTACAACCGTTTCACCGACGGCCTGATTCTGGCGGTGCCGATTCCGAACTCGATTGGCTACAGCAGCGCACCGGTGGCTAACATTGGCAGCATGAAAAACTGGGGCTACGAGTTTCAGGCGGGGTACAACTACGCCAAAGGTGATTTCCGGGGTAACGTATCGGCCAATATCGGTATCACCCGCAACCGGGTGCTGAGTCTGGCTACGCCGACAGCCTCCATCTTCGCCGGTCAGGACGCCGATTACGGCGGCTTCGACATCACCAAGACGGAAGTGGGTCAGCCTATTCAGTCGTTCTTTGGCTGGCAGACGGATGGTATCTTCCAGTCGGTCGATGAGGTGTTCAACGGACCCCGCCAGAACCGGCCCGACACGCGCGAAACCTACGACCCAACGAAGAACACGGCCCCCGGTGATATCCGCTTCAAGGATATCAACGGCGACGGCAAAATCGACGCCAACGACCGGACGTATCTGGGTAGCTATCTGCCGAAGTTTAACTATGGTGCCAACTTCTCGGGCAGCTACAAAAACTTCGACTTCACGCTGTATCTACAGGGTGTGCAGGGCAACAAGATCTACAATGGCACACGGGTCGTGACGGAGGGTATGCTGCGGCTGTTCAATGCCGGGCCTGCCGTGCTCGACGCCTGGTCGTCTACTAATACCGGCAGCAGCATTCCCCGCGCCGTCAGTGGTGACCCGAACAACAACAGCCGGACCTCGAACCGGTTTATCGAAGATGGCTCGTACATGCGGATCAAGAACCTGACTATCGGGTACTCGATTCCGGCCAAAGTCCTTGGCAGCCTGACCAACAACGCGGTAAGCCGGGTGCGGGTGTACGTGTCGAGCCAGAACCTGCTGACGCTGACCAAGTACACGGGCTACGATCCGGAAATAGCGTCGCGCGCGGGTACCCTGCTGCGTAGCGGTATCGACTACGCCAACTATCCTCAGGCCCGGACTTTTCTGGCCGGTCTGCAACTCACATTCTAA
- a CDS encoding helix-turn-helix domain-containing protein, with protein sequence MKGELRNKPRLFRSISELQRTFGLPQPLHPLISLLDYSKVRITGEMLAATFAMDFYNITYNESAGCRMRYGQTTYDFEQGGLFFTSPGQPLTGVETYDSTVGFTLLLHPDFLRQYSLATKIKNYGFFSYSVSESLHLSDKERTIITGIAKNIGDELETAIDDFSQDVLISHLELLLNYSQRFYKRQFITRKSIHNALLERFEDLLYRYFNDETASQKGLPTVQYLADELNVSPRYLGDMLRALTGQNTQQHIHNKLIEKAKEVLLLNELSIGEIAYQLGFEHSQSFRKLFKSKTQLSPVEFRASFN encoded by the coding sequence ATGAAAGGAGAACTCAGAAACAAACCCCGTCTCTTCCGTTCGATATCCGAACTACAAAGGACATTTGGTTTACCCCAGCCGCTGCATCCACTGATCAGCCTGCTTGACTACAGCAAGGTGCGTATTACGGGTGAGATGCTGGCTGCCACCTTCGCGATGGATTTTTACAACATCACTTACAACGAGTCGGCGGGTTGCCGCATGCGCTACGGCCAAACTACCTACGATTTTGAGCAGGGCGGTCTGTTTTTTACTTCACCCGGCCAGCCGCTGACGGGCGTCGAGACCTATGACTCGACTGTGGGTTTCACCCTGCTGTTGCATCCCGACTTTCTGAGACAGTATTCGCTGGCTACTAAAATTAAAAACTACGGCTTTTTCTCGTACTCGGTGAGCGAATCGCTGCACCTGTCGGATAAAGAAAGGACAATCATTACCGGCATTGCCAAAAACATTGGCGACGAGCTGGAAACGGCCATTGACGACTTCAGCCAGGATGTGCTGATTTCGCATCTGGAACTGCTGCTGAACTACAGTCAGCGCTTTTATAAACGCCAGTTTATCACCCGCAAATCGATCCATAACGCGCTGCTGGAACGCTTCGAGGATTTACTGTATCGGTATTTCAACGACGAAACGGCATCGCAGAAAGGCCTGCCCACGGTTCAATACCTGGCCGATGAACTGAACGTTTCCCCCCGATATCTGGGCGATATGCTGCGGGCGCTGACGGGCCAAAACACCCAGCAACACATCCACAACAAACTCATTGAGAAAGCTAAAGAAGTGTTGCTGCTCAATGAGTTAAGTATTGGCGAAATAGCCTATCAACTGGGTTTCGAACACTCCCAGTCGTTCAGGAAGCTGTTTAAATCAAAAACGCAGCTGTCGCCGGTGGAATTCAGAGCAAGTTTTAATTGA